A segment of the Felis catus isolate Fca126 chromosome F2, F.catus_Fca126_mat1.0, whole genome shotgun sequence genome:
GGACAAGCACTGACCTCAGGCCCGGGAGGTCAgcggaggcttcctggaggaggtgatgtctgagctgagcctgggaaggggagaggggagtaGCCAGGAGGACAAGGGTTGCCTGCACCAGGAATGGATGGTCTCCCTTCGAGGACCACTCGTGGGATAAGCAAGGGGGGCAGTATTTTGCAGGAGGAATGAAGGCTAAAGGAGAAGGTAAGGGTTTGTGGAGAGGCAGGTATTTAGGTTTGAGGACAGAGTGTTCATAAAGACCACCTAGGGACTTGTGTGGTACCCAGAGCAAGGGGCCAGACCGCCTGGAGAATTCCTGGGACCAGTGGAAGCTCTCAGGCACAGGAATGGATATCCATCCTGCAGAGTGCCAGGTGgagcggcggggggcgggggagggtgggcGTGAGGAGGGCAGTGCAGGGCCAAGTAAGAGATGCAGACCACCTCCCCTGCAGATGCCATGATATGGGTGACCagcagggagcagaggggagagaggagaacttgggggtggggagcccagaCTCCCAGTTTAAGCAATGGAGCTGGTCACTGCGGGTCGTGGGCATGAGGGGCTGCCCCCTGGACTGAGTCTGAGGCACCAGAAGGGAGCCAGGTGGAGAAGCCAAAGACAGACAACTGAGTCTAGAGCTCGGAAGAGAAAGTGGGGCTGGGGACACCCCCAGAAAGGtggacagggtgggggtggtcaCAGCTCTGGGGTATAGCAAGAGAATTCTCCCACGTCCGATGCTGCGTGGGCCCTTTCCCCTTACACCTAGGAATGGAAGTGGACATACTAGGGCACCTCTGTATTTCTGCTCTCTTCTCTGATCCAGTATTTTTATGGGACTTCTATGCTGAGCACTGTGTACGGGGCACTTTTAACTACACAACAATGCCGACAAACTTCAAGGGCATGAAAAGCCACAGAGTATGTGAAAATATTAGAAGACGCACCTGATGAGGAACCAttaccaaaatatacaaagaacgcttgaaactcaacaataagaaaccaaacaacctgattttaaaaactggccaacggggacatctgggtggcccagttagttaagcgtcagactctggatttcagctcaggtcatgatcccagggtcatgggattgagccccgagtcaggctccaagctaagcgtgaagcctgcttaagagtctctcttcctctccctcgctctctgcccctccctcacttgcgcactctctctccctctctcaaatttaaaaattattttaacaaatggGACGCTGTTCTTACCAGGCCCTTCACCAAAGAAGAAGCACAGACGGCAAGTAACCACACGGAAAGAAGCTCCACGTCACGCAGCGtcagaaaactgtaaaatacgAGATCCCAGCACACGCCTCTGGGCGTGGCCGGAGCATGCGCACGGACAGCACCTGTCGGGGACGCCGAGCAACAGGGGCGCGCGCTCAGGAACAGGGACGCGCACTCACGGCTCCTGGGGACACAGAACGGCGCAGTCACCTTGGGAAACAGTTCGGGGGTTTCTCACAAACCGAACGAGCTCTTCCCAGCTGACCCAGCAATCACGCTCgctggcatttacccaaaggagctgaaaacttctGTCCACGCAAGAACCTGCAcgtggatgtttacagcagccgCATTCATCACTGTCAAAGCTTGGAATCACTCAAGATGCCCTTCAGCAGGTGAACAGGTAAGTAAACTGTGGcgcagacaatggaatactatttggcgcTAAAAAGAAACGAGCTCTCAAGGCATGAAAACACATGGAGGGACCCTAAATGCATATCAGGAAGTGAAAGAAACCCATCTGCAAAGGCTACACACAGTATGACTCCAActctgtgacattctggaaaagtaaatcaacattaaaaaaattttagggacacctgagtggctcagtcagttaagcatctgactttggctcaggtcatgatcttatggttcatgagttcaagccccacatcaggctctgtgctgacagctcagagcctggagcctccttcggattctgtgtctccctctctctgcccctcccctgctctctctctctctctctctctctctctctctctctctctctctctctcaaaactaaacattaaaggggcgcctgggtggcgcagtcggttaagcgtccgacttcagccaggtcacgatctcgtggtctgtgggttcgagccccgcatcaggctctgggctgatggctcagagcctggagcccgtttccgattctgtgtctccctctctctctgcccctccccgttcatgctctgtctctctctgtcccaaaaataaataaaaaacattgaaaaaaaaaacaaaaaaactaaacattaaaggcatttttttaattaaaaaaaaaacctacagaatgGCAGCTGAGCCAACACGTTTGTGGTAATGACAGGCAACCGTACAAAGGCACAATGAGACAAGAGGTAGACTGAGTCAGCACCATGCTGTGGTTTCACTTCCATTGTTTTAGGTCATCCTAACAAGCCGGCAAGGGGGTCTCAAGTTCAGGAGAGTTAAGGACTGTGCCGCGGATCACACGGCCAGGAGGTGACAGAACTGGGGTTAAATCCCAGGCCACTGTGCTCCTAGATTCACTGTCTGTGTCACTGGACCAGAGAGGGGACCGGTCCCCGTCCTCCAGAGAACAGCAGCGTGTGACCAGGTGCCTCGTGGGAGGGGAGACAAGGAAGGGACCCAGCCCGCAGGAGACTTGTCCTGCCCTTGGGCAAGAACATGCGTCCAGTCATGTGTCCTCCTCAGTCAGGCATCCCAAGATGTAAATGGAACCCGCTCAACCCCACCCTGCCAAAGCACAGGATCCCTCTGACtgaaggagacagaattggagGAGGGACGTGGTTTCCTTCTTTATGCTATGGAATCCGCGGAGATTTCCTATCCGTTATTTTGTTCCCCCTAACAAGAGGCAAGATGCCGGTGGTTTCTCTCCCAGTTGCTAAAATCTGTGAATGAAACTCAAGCTCTGTCTATTCTTTGAAcactaaatatttcttaaactggTCCCCGAAGGGCGTGGAAGGCAATCCTCACCCAGAGGCCGGCACCCACTGCTTCACTCTCCTGCACGGTCCGCGGTCGTCGATTCACTAACTCAGCAAGTACTTCCCGAGTCTCCGGCtacgtgccaggcattgttttaatCATTGGGTCAGAGCAATATCCCTGCCTCCCTGGAGCCCGCTTtccaggaaaagaggagaaaactaaCCCAGGAAACAAGTACCAATAGGGTTTCAGAGAATAACTGATTTGAACACAGTGGGGTCAAGGGATAGATGACTTGGGTAGGACAGTTTTTACTCTTTGTGAAAGGACAGTCTCTGAGGTGGGGACACGGAACAGAGATCTGAATAATGGGAAGGAGCCAGACATCCAGAaagaggggtgcagggaggggtaAAAGGCCTCCATCAGTTCCTGGACTCCTGAAACTAACAGCCTGGGAAGTGGCCCCAGCCCTCAGacacctgcccccccacctcaTCATCTGCACCTGCTCCCAAGAACCCAGGGCGGGGGGcggctgcgtggctcagtcggttaagtgtccaacttctgctcaggtcacgatctcacggttcatgggttcaagccccacgtcaggctctgtgctgacagcttagagcctggagcctgcttcggattctgtgtctccctctctctctgcccctcccctgctcacgctctgtctctgtctctctctcacaaaaataagcaaacattgaaaaaatttaaaaaagaaagggacttTGATTAGGCACAGCTGAGAGCAAAGATGGAGAACAGAAACAGGTGTCGTTCCCACATACCAACAAGTTTCAGTTGTCCAAAGATGGCTTCTTTAGCATTAGtactatttttttgaagtttttttttaaatttatttttgagagagagagagagagagagagagagagagagagagagagagagagagaaagtgtgagcaagggaggggcagaaagagagggagacacagaatctgaagcaggctccaggctctgagctgtcagcgcagagcccgacacggggctcgaactcacaaatgtgagagcatgacctgagctgaagtcagatgctcaactgaatgagccaccccggggccccaCATTATTACTGTTAATTACCTCCTGCATCTGCCTGACAGGTCTGGCAGGTAAACAGGAAACACGCTGCCCCCCTCCAATCCCCTCAAGGTTGGTGGACACTCCCAGAGAGAAGGGATCCGAATGTGAAGTCCAGTAAGTCTCTGAGCACCAATCACACAGCAGGTGCACAGCATGGACATCCATCTACTCAGTCCCACGGAAGCCCCACAATAGCCTCATGTGCTCATGAGGCTACTGTCCCGTTTCACAGACTGGAAACCCCAGACCACGACATTGCTCAAGGCCCTGTGGTTATTAATGGCAGAGGCTGGATTCCCATTCTGGGCCACCCAATCCAGGGGTTACCGGCTGTCTCTGGAAGGAAACCAAGAGGTAAGCGGGAAGGTCGGTCCAGGGCAGACAGGGGCCCCTGAAGCCCAGTGCTTTGAGTTTTGTGCTTAAAATTACACACAGGGAAATGCTCATTGACTTTGAATCATATTTTCAGTTCCACAAAGATGCTGAACCTAAAGGATTTTAGGGgacgggtgcctgagtggcttagtcggttaagtgtctgactcatgattttggcccaggtcatgatctcacgattagtagctttgagccctgcatcgggctctgtgctgacagtgtggagcctgcttgggattctctcgccttctccttctctctgccccttccccacttgttctctctccctctctctcccctcacccccaataaaagtaaataaactttaagaaaataaagttttagggGAGCTGGGAGAGAAGGGCCATATAATCGAGCACCCTGGGACCACTCCCGTCTGTCCCTGAGCCCCTGCACCCCAGGGATTGTCTCCTGCCTGGCCCCACCACTGCTTTCCCTCCTAGACTCCCTTCCTCTGAGCAGAATTCACCTTTTGCTTTTGCAGAAACTGCCCTCCTACCCTCCGTTGATGTGGTTCACATGGGGGGACCCCACGTGCCTGGCCAGTGGGGTGGCAGCAAACCAGACCAGCAGAGGCTTCCCATCAGCACCCTGGGTGCTGGAATGCGACAGGGGTCAAGCATGTAATCAAGCGGGGCCATCTCTGGGAGCTCTGCTGGCGTGTCCGGAGAGGGGTACGTTTCTAAGGCAAGCGCTAAGTATAGAGATGCTGGAGGCCATTTGCCGTGACCCTGGGGATCCTGATGGAGAACGAAGCCATACACCAAGGGGAAGGAGACGACACCCGTCACCTGGCCACCTACCCCAGTGTTGTCCAGAGTCCAGAGGCACCACAGCTGTGATGTCTGAAGCCAACGCTTCCCCACCTCACTTCTCAAACTCCAGCCCATCCGCGCCGAGGCTCCTTCCCTCGCAAAGCACAGAGCAGGTGCGTGTGCTTAACCAGGCCAGCAGGTGCGGCCCCCGCTTGCCCGGACCCAGTCAGCCTCCCACACGCAGCCTCCCCGGTTCCTTAACCGTCGTCCTCACTCCGCATCTtgccccttcttctcctcctttcagCTCTGATTCTCAACCCAGTTTAGACCGCTTTCCGGGAATTACCCAGTTCAGCCTCCCCTCCGGGGCTGACTTCCAAAGTCCATCCAGATCCCTCACCCAGCGTCCCTTCTGGGCCAACAGGGCAGCACAGACAGGGGACCGCCCTCCCTTCAGCCGGAGGAGATGCTCTTTCACGCTCCATTAGTTCATTCCAGCATCTTAGAGCTGTCGCGACCCTGTTTTTACGTCTTCCACGTCCTCAGTACTGAACTGTTCcccatttttaagtttgttttgtttccttttttcccctctgaataCACCGTCTCGGGTCATTTCACAAGACACAGTCTCGGATTACAGGGtcctgaggacacagaaagatatttctgtttaacttattttgagcAGCGTCTGGTCTGATGAAGCAAGGGGTATAAATAGTGCAAGGCACCCACACTGATTCTGGAGGTGGCgtccccagcaggctcccctCTTCCTAGGGGACAGTCGTGAAGCCCTGGGGATGGGAGGCAGTTGGGTGCCTGGGAGAGCTGTGGACCGTGGGGCCAGAGCAACTGTGCTCTGCCCCCGTGTCCGCCACTCCCCAGCCACGTGCTCTGAGCTCCTGTCTCCCAGCCCGCCTGTAACCTCACCCTCCAGCTGAGCGGAGCCATTCGAGTCCCCAGCTCAGCACCCTAAAATGAAAACGGTGGCCATAAGAACAaacatcaaaaccaaaacaacaacaacaaaaaaagctgcCAGCACTCCACTAAAGGAAGTTATCCTCATCAGAGAACGCTTTCCAGCATTTACTCCATGCCAGTGGTTATCTCTGCAGAACCACAGCATCTGGCTCGAGACCTCGGTCTGAGAGGGGTCCACCCCAATGTCTGCTCCAGCCCCCCACTCTGCTGCCCTCTTCCGCACACAGGCAGGTGTAGACGTCCCAGTAACGGGTGCTCGTGACTCTGCAAGGTACCCTGCACATCTCTAAGGTCAAGGTGCTAGAACAGGAGGGGTCTGAGAGGTGTTAGCCATCTCTGGATGGGGAAGCTGAGGGAAAGGGCGGCTGCCAAGTGGGGATCAGGGGGGCACGGTCTCCCCCAGGTGGGCTCCAGCAAGAGGGCTGTTGGGAGCCCCCACCTGTGGAGCCCCTGTCATCTCTGATCCCCACTCTGCCCGAGGGCACACAGTCCCCCCAAGCTCTGAGGACAGTGTCCCTTCTGAGAAGGAGACCCTTACACCTGGACCAGACTATAAATTCCCATGTTATACTCTTGAGTTTGCAGAGGGTGTGCTCACCCTCAGCACAGGTATCATTGGATGAGACAGGTCCCTTCCTACCATTTCCCAGCACAAAGTCTTCTCTTCATGGCCCTTTTCAATTTGGCTCCAACCTCCTTTTTCAGGTTCACGgcccctacccctaccccaaCCTCATGAAGCTTACCCTCCAACCTCAaagacttctctctcttccttgtacaccccagaattttcttttcctaactcTCTGACATTGCCTCAGGTGATGTCTTTTCCTTGCCAGGCAGACTCCTACTCATGCTTCAAAGCCCAGCTTATAcgcttcctcctccaggaagccttccctgatttccCAGGCAGGAAGTGTGTCACTATCTTTTCTAGGCTCCCACAAACCCCTGAATTTTAGCACCCCACAAGTGGTATTAAAATTGACctactagggacacctgggtggctcagtcagttgagcatctgactcttggtatcggctcaggttatgatctcattgtCATGAGaatgagcctcgcatcaggctctgcactgagtatggagcctactcgggattctgtctctctctctctctctctccttctgccactcCCCCCTTCCCAAGATAAATaacgatttttttaaaagtgaccTACTTAgaggccacctggctggctcagtcagtagagcatgggactcaatctcagggtggtgagtttaagtcccacactGGATACAgtgactacttaaaaaaatctttaaataaaataaaataaaataaagtcgaCCTGCTTATTGGTCTGTGCTTTCCACCGGGCTCCTCAGACTTAGGGATCATgtctctggtctctcttcctccctgcctggaATGCTGACAGGCCCACGGCAGGCCCTCCATGTATCAATGCAACAGAAACAAACCAATCCACAGATCGAGTGTGTAAACTACATTTAACTCTGTACTTCACCTCATTAGTAACGGGGAGatctctttcatgtttttaaattttttaaaaataatcctgaGCCTTCTGCTCCCCGAGAAGACAGCAAGCCTGTGGATTCACACAGGAGTTCCCCTTTGCCTACTCGCTAAGAGTGTTTCTCTTTGCCCTAGGTACTGCCACAGACCCCCACCAGTCGCTGTCATTCTGCAGGCACGAGCACGGGAGGAAGGCCAGGGATGCACGGGGTGGCCCCAGGAATCTGCAGGGTCGCTTCTCTTTCCAGGGAACTGATTCACAAACACCCCAACACGCCAGAGGTCTCCGAGCTGACACGGTACTGGGATCTCCAGCTCGGTTCCTAAAGGAGCCCCGTGACTTTGGCATCACGGCGCTGAGACCCCAGGACAGGGCTGAGCGGAAGCCCCACAACGCCTCTCCTTCCAGGGACCCGTGGGAGGAGCTGCCTTCCCTGCCTCTGTGCTTGGCTGTGCCTGGCCAAGCCGGGCTGTGGACACATCGTCGGAGCGTTCGCTGACGGGAGCCTGCAGCAGGGCGGACGGAAGAGAAGCCTCTGGAGAAGCTGTGTTGGAGCCAAGGGCCACCGTGAACCCgccctctttccttcccacctgGAAGACCAATCAGGCATGGCTGATGGAAACTTGGCAATGAGGACTCACCCACTCACTCACCCCTTTTCCCCTCCGTGTGTTGGCCTCCTCATTCATTGTTTCATCGAAGCTGCCCACGTGCCCCCATCCACGCAGTCACGCGTCTCCGCACCGCCCCCACCACTCACCAGCACGAAGGCTCACTCGTGCCACAAGCACTgaatcccccacccaccccaaggcCCCGCCAGAGTCCCCGACATGGAGACCCACAAGGCAGAGTTTCTGCCTCTGGGACCATGCACGTAGGGCACGGCCCGAAGGAGGAGCACATCAGTGAGAAAGTGCGTGGCGAATTCTCCTCTTTCCCTAAGACTCAGCGTCGCGGTTACCCATCCTGGGAGCCTTACATCAAACCCCGGCCCTGGTAAGTCACACTCTGACACAGaggagaccagagagaggagTAGAGAGGAGTAGTGAGGAGTAGTGAGGAGTAGCGTGGAGTAGCCCGCAGCAGAGGCTTCTGCTCTTATCTGGTCCCTTGTCCTTGGGCTGGTCACGGAACCTCTCTGGGTGTCTCCTCATACATAAAGTGATCACCGAATAGCTCCAGGCTTGCTGAAGCTCcccagggcggggctgggggtaCATAAACCCTCAGTGCCAGTGTGTGCGTTGTAGGAGTATTTGGTGCGTGGTAAGCGGTCGATTATTGGGGGGAAGCGTTCTTCTGTCCTTCCCAGCACAGAGCACCCCGAACCGTCACCCTTAGCACACGGAGCAGCCTGGCATCAGGGCCGTGTTGTATTCGCCCTTCAGCCCCTAAGCACGCCTAGCATTCGGAGTGGGACAAACAGCAACTGGGCGGACCCCTGTGGGAAGAGCTAGTGTGAACTGGCCAAGCTAAGACACAAGGAATTCCAGACATCTATATTTACATTCGCGGTACACAGCTGCCGAATCACTTTAGGGAGGAGGTGATCAAGGGGTTCCGGCACTTTCTTCCTTGGTCTAAGAACAAGCTAGTGGCTGGACGGTAGTCCTGAGGCCACTATGACCTTGTAAAGGTAGGAAGTTGACCTACCAGCAGCTAAGGACGTCAGCCCTGCTCACCCACTATAGatccctgggccctgggctgacactCATTATGCTCTCTGGGCTCCTTCTCTGGGCTCCTGCACAGAGATGTTCTAAATGGTGCTGGAAACCACGCAGATAGCAAACAGGAGGGCCAAATTCACACATGAGCCAGACCTCTTCCACCAACACAGGCCGGTCCCTGGGCTGTGTGGGCCTCAACAATGCACAGCTGCCAGACCTGCCTGGTCGTCGGACAGAGCTCACCCTGAGCCCCAGCTGTTGGGCACACCTGTGTAAGGCACTGTGCCAGATGGCGGAAGTATCCCTCTGACTTTTCCAACTCCGAtatttcattcactcagcaaactgTGACTTAAATTAAATTGTGATTGATCCAATACCTACCACACGCCACGCACTTGCTTAACACCATTTTGAAATTACTCTGTTCCACAAAGATTTTGTTGAGCTCCTACTATGCCCAGCATTGTGTAGACACTGGTAGTTCATCGAAAAATAAAGCGGAACCCATGATCTCAAGGAACTCCTTGCCTGGCGATAGAAACAGACAAGCCCATCGTGGACTATAGCGGGGGACGACGAGGAGCTGGGCTGCTGCGGTCAAGGTGGACCAAAGAATCCAACACGCACGGAGAGCCCAAGGTTACTTGCTCACAGCAGCTtgggagcaaaggaaaaaagttggCTGGCCATTAGGTGTTTCTCCAGAGACCTGGAAGCAATCCACCCAGGGCCTCATTCTGTCCATCACTTTTGCTGAAAGCAAATGGAACCCCTGCACCACTGCCCCGTGGGCTCCCAGCAAGCATTAgaccaagcaaaacaaaatacaattcaACCTTTCAATTATTAATGGAGTACTTCCTATGAACCAGACATTGTGCTACAGAAACACGTTTTAGAATTCATTGTTACTGCTCCTGAATTGTTCAAACACCGGGTCTTGATTCATGTATATGTTTGGATATAATGTTATAAAAGGATATTTGCCACAATGTTACTATTGGTTAAAGCAGGGTGCAGGGGTTTGCCAATATTGCCTCACTTGTAACAATatgcttttattacttttataattgaaACCATcctaatgagaaaacatttttttttttttttttttttaagtaaaaagagcTTCCAAATGGTATATCTGCCTCTTTGGATGAATTCCATGCATTTACCTTAGACACTCAGTCTGGAATTTTGGTTAAGGGCATGAGCTGTGTGCCAagatgtgggtttgaatcccagttctacTGCAGCTTACTAACTGTGAGACAGTCCTAAGGCTCAGTTTGTCCATCTGTACAAGGGGTAAGAGCACAGCCAATTCACAGGAGTAAATGATGGAAGTCAGAATGCCGAGCCCTCAGCCTGGGGCCAACTGGCACTCAATCTCAGATAGCCTCAGGGGgcactttggttttgtttttacacaGCTCAAAAAAAATGTCACGGGAAATGGGATCTAAGTTATGCCAAGTAGCTCCAAAAACACACAGTAGGGACTGATAGACGGAAGTGGCAGGGAGAGCTTCCATTTCAACAAAAGGAAGACTTTTTAACCAGATACTCCACGATGCGTTTCAGGCTGCCGTGGGAAGCAGCGATTCCGCTGTCCAGGGAGGGGGGCCAAGGGAAGGTGGCCAGAGACGTGGGATGCAGTCAGCAGATAAGGAGGTCGGGCGAGGTGGCTCTGATGTTCAGTGCACAGTGTTCAGATGAGAGCGCCCTTAGAAGGGGTGATTATCTGGCAAAGCCCTGTGCAGTCGCTCTGAATCCATAATCACAAACAAGAtaacagttgttttgtttttaagtgacacTTTGTTTTGCTGTTTAGGCCACTTggctctttcttgtttttttggacTCAGGAGCAGACTGCCCCCCAGCAACTTGGCGAAGCAGGTGGTCAAGGCCAGTTCCCGCATCCGGGATAAGCCAGTATGTAGTTAGAGCAGAGACTTCTCCCTTGAGTAAGTTCCAGCCAAAAGATGGTGTAAAtcccttttttcccctgtattttaCTATGaaccaaactgaaaaaaatttaaatgatactCTCACATCCACCAGAACACAGCCAGAAT
Coding sequences within it:
- the LOC123383004 gene encoding uncharacterized protein LOC123383004 encodes the protein MRLLSRFTDWKPQTTTLLKALWLLMAEAGFPFWATQSRGYRLSLEGNQEKLPSYPPLMWFTWGDPTCLASGVAANQTSRGFPSAPWVLECDRGQACNQAGPSLGALLACPERGTFLRQALSIEMLEAICRDPGDPDGERSHTPRGRRRHPSPGHLPQCCPESRGTTAVMSEANASPPHFSNSSPSAPRLLPSQSTEQVRVLNQASRCGPRLPGPSQPPTRSLPGSLTVVLTPHLAPSSPPFSSDSQPSLDRFPGITQFSLPSGADFQSPSRSLTQRPFWANRAAQTGDRPPFSRRRCSFTLH